The stretch of DNA ggttgctggaaaaatcaaattgagatgacttccagcgatcgcgaccaagccgtcgctccgtcgcgtcgtgcttactataagcgcaggtGACGGCGGCAGtgcatttgttttggcgcgatgttgcgtcgccggcactataagctcagcctaagGGATTAGTTGTTTCAGTAGCTTTGATTTAACGACAGGCCGGTCTAGCAGGTGAGAGGCAGATTGCATTCCTCACCACTGAGACATTACTGTATCTCAGCACCCACCCTGCACAGGATACTCGTTATAGCAAGTAGTATTCATTCTCATTAGGGTATCTATGTGGCTATGTTTCACATTGAGAGGTATTAGAGACTGTTTTATTATGTGTTTCATGTGAAGTGTTCTTTAATAAATTTGTGATATCTTTTGTACACCTGAGTGCTTTTTGTGAgatactttttttctttttcttgttttcaacacacacacacacacacacacacacacacacacacacacacacacacacacacacacacacacacacacacacacacacacacacacacacacacacacacacacacacacacaccgtattaTGTATTAATTAGGATGCTACTACTTTAATTAGTGAGTAAGAAACAGAGGACAGATATAAAGTTACCAGTAATGCATGTTCCGTACCTGGGGTGTCTGCACGTCCCGCCGGCGCTGCACTGAGGTCCCGGGGTGTgagagcgcagtgtgtgcaggggcAGGGGAGACCCCCGGGGTGTGAGTGGGTGCTGGGGCAGGGGAGACTCCGGAGTgagcgcagtgtgtgcaggggcGAACCCGGGGTTTGAGTGAATGCTGGGGCAGGTGAGATCCCGGGGTGAGTGAGTGCAGGGGAGACCCCGGGGTGAGTGAGCGCAGTGGCTGGGGAGAgccggagtgtgtgtgtgcaagagcTGGTGCAGTAATCAGGTGCACCGCTGGCAGGGGAGGCGCTTTCATGGTCCGGAATTTCCTGCTTCCTGCATGTGCAGGGAGAGTCTGTGACAgctactgtattattattatctcaTTCATTGATACATTGGTACTGAGCTCAGCCTACTCACTTCCATAATCAAAGTAAAGCAAtgcacacacccctccccacccaccccactgcgatatccccctccccacccaccccactgccatatcacccaccccacccaccccaccccactgcCATATCACCCACCCCACtgccatatccccctccccacccacccccctgccatatccccctccccacccaccccactgccatatccccctccccacccaccccactgCCATATCCCCCACCCCACtgccatatccccctccccacccaccccactgccatatccccctccccacccaccccacccaccccactgccatatccccctccccaccccacccaccccactgccatatccccctccccacccaccccacccaccccactgccatatccccctccccacccaccccacccaccccactgccatatccccctccccacccaccccaccgccatatccccctccccacccacccacccaccccactgccatatccccctccccacccaccccactgCCATatccaccaaccaccccacccaccccactgccatatccccctccccaaaaCTGCCATATCCCCCTCAACACCCACACCACCCACCCCACTGCCATATCCCCCGCCCCACCCACCCCACTGCCATATCCCCCGCCCCACCCACCCCACTGCCATATCCCCCTCCCTACtgccatatccccctccccacccaccctactgccatatccccctccccacccaccccaccgcCATATGGACTCAGTTAAGGATCAGCGAGGCGTTTTTTTAATGTCACACAAAGTTCGATAAGTACAGTAGGGCCATGTTTACTGCACATAATAAGTCTTACACCAGCTCAGGCACACAATCATTAGGCGCAGAGGCTATCCGGAGAGGAATGAGGGCGAAGGAAAGATGGCTGCATCAATATAAAACTGATAATAGAATTTGTTTGAGCATTTTCTCGGTTGATGGTTCTCCGTACAtacaaggagaaaaaaagaactCAGCTAGAAACGCACTCAGTAGCCAGATGTCTGGTTTATGGATTATATTAAAATTAATCTTTAATAGTATCCTAGTTAAAATAAAGTGTACAAAAAAAGAGGACAAACTCGTTACTAACACGTGACCAAACGTATAGCCAAGTAGATGGTGTCCCCTGGATAATGCTTAGTTCCACCCTGTCCTTGGAAAATGACTAAATTGTCAGTTTAAGTTATTCAATATTCGTGCAGAGAGTCTCAGAATCACAAATAATTCACTTCCTGTGGGGACTGACATGTTCACTCTGAGTTCAGAGTGCCAGTATTTGTCCTACTCTTGCTATAGCTGCATGTATTTTGTGGTTAAAAGAGATGTTACATTTAACCTTGTGAAGTGGAATTGGTTGTTCGGTTACAATGTTGCCATAATGTGGGCAGATGCTAACATACACTGGAGATAGACTCAATTGGATTATTCAATATCCTTAAAATGATTGGGAGTTtttgatgtatgtatatatatataatcaaaaaataaatagattataccgctctgtggctaactaaatgcttttatttgtgtgagctttcgagatacactgatctcttcttccggcgatgttacaatgaatgaagcaagcaaaaggtaaacttaaaaacagtgtctcttggaatgttatctgtgctggtccttccattccaagagacactgtttttaagtataccttttgcttgcttcattcattgtatatatatatatactgccacAATATTTAAAGTGATCTGATATATCTCAGGCTCAATGTACTAGCAAATCTCCAGATATATTACACCTTGGCAGAAAAATGGTCAGCCATAAAAACAGGGAAGATCCAGACTGGATATGTACAAAACAATTCAATAGCTTGCGGTATTCTTCACCACTGGTTGTGACTTTCACAGCTTTTAAGTGATTGTTTTAGGTATTTTATAGTATACTGTAGTATGCACTTGCCGTGGTTCCCAGTCTTGTGTGTTCCGGGAGACATGTGCTAGTTGCTAAGGCTAACTGCTTATGTGGTGTTCACAACCACTCACCTCAAAATCGCAACCAATAAGCTTTTCTATAGTGGTTCAAAGATATAGTGGACTCAGAGCAATACTATCTGTTACTTAGACAGCCtctgccgacgatcgtttcgcgctaTACTGGTAGGCTTGACAAAGCATGATATAGCGCGAGATGATCGTCGGCATGTTTGCATGTTTGCGTTACATGTAGAGTTAGACCTATCAGTAAAGGTTAGagcaataaatacaaatacatacagtatgaatgtCCATGTGTCCAGAGAGAGATCAATGGCTAAATGTATAAAACAATACTGTTTATTAGGACAAAACTAAACAGTatacttaaataataaaaaaaaaccaataaaaacagaTACAAAAGAAAACGACCATGAAGATAAAAAAAAACGATGATATTTACAAAGCAGACTCACTAAGGTATTTGTTTCAACAAAAGTTAACTTTCATCATAATTGTTTCATCCAATACATCCAGAGGACAGTACTTTAAAACCAATTGGTGGATATCGTTCTCATCCTGGAAAGCCAGATAAAAATCCTTTTTCAGAGATGACTCGAATCGAAGCGAATGACTTCCCGTTGAGAATTTTTTCATGTAGAATATAAACTCGCTCCTGTCAGATGGTATGTCTTTCGGCTTATCGCCTTCCTGAtgtgggagagaaaaaaaaaatcaattcaaCGATAGCTGCTTGCAGTCCTACTGCTGatacaaataataaatcatgtttagCAGTATCGACTGCAATCTGCAAACAACCTATCAAAAAAGCATACAGGAGGACATCCTCCCGAACACGACAACTTGAATCAATGCTAATTGATACATTGACAGAGGGTAACAATAACGCAGTTTTGATCAAAAATAGTTTTGCTgacctttttttttattctgaGAGGTGTCATTAACAAAGTCTCACGTTCTAGTGGCTGTAGTGGTCCCAAAGAAATGTAACTCTGTTGTACAGTAAGTCATGGGACCAACTGAATTCGTAGCAGGTCCAATCATCCAGCGTGTGAGACCTCAAACAACCTGGACACACATTTTCAAAAAGAACGTtcttgatgatccattaaaatgtAGCAGCTTTTTTAAGAAAGTATTCTTAGCTCCGGGGTTTCCCAGAGAGCCGAGATATTTACCTTTCTATATGCTGGTAAAATAAAATATGGCCACCAGTGTCGTCCAATCGTAAGCCGCCATGGCCTTCTATTGGCATGTGGAAGCGAGGCTTGGATGGCAGACATAATGATTTCCCGAAAGGGACCAGAAATAACGTCACAGCTTTGGATttagggggtttccagagctaaAAATAGCGCTGTTCAGATCCAGGGAGCCCCTCGGAATCAGAACGATTCTCTAAACATGTTGGGCagggggattactgctttaaataaTTGACACAGTCTCAAAAGTCGGCTGTAGATACATCTTCGTCCCTGTTGCCAATGTTTGGTTTgatcagcggtggccaactccagtcctcaacagcttccaacaggtcaggtttccgggatatgcctgcttcagcaagtctttgactgagccactgtttgagccaactatactgaagtagggatatcccaaAAAACCTGACccgatggtggcccttgaggactggagttggccacccctgggttggATACATTAGCTGCTTTGTGCATGTACCTTAAAATGAATGGCCCCATCGTTGGTGCAGTACATGAGGTAGTTCCTGCTGTCGACAGTGACAGTGAAGAGCACAGCGATTGCAGCCCGGTGAAGGGAATTGTCTTTGTACTTGTGCAGGAAAAACATGGAACCACTTTCTAAAGGagcaaaatgaaaaatgtatgtgtgtgtgtgtgtttgtgtgtgtgtaaagaagGGTGTTACACTAGCAATTTATCTGCTGAAACCAATCACTGCAttatgtaaggaatcggggaacacgtcttccgcagcgtgttccctccttacctgcttctACTGTGCGCTTCCCCGCTCTGGTTACAGAGCGCACGCGTACCCGCAGCTCTTCAGgctgtgccacggagcttagcttgATCCCCCAATCGCGTAGCACGTCAGTCAAGTGCGGCACGCGCACGTGACGTCATGCACTGCTCtacagctgcgtggcaagttatCATCAGGCCCACTTgtttcctgcagccaatccttgcctctgcagaggccgcacctccgctccgcctcccttgctactggttcctgttaaaaacccttcctgctttgctgagcataacccattgtagccttgtgttccctgTGTTTGCTGTGCCCTGCCTTGTGTCTTGTACTACAGCTTCTTCGTTTGACTTCTTGTGTACCGATCTGGCTTGACTTTGGACCTTCTCTGGCAACAGACCCCGGCTTGACTATTGAACCCTCTCTGGAATTCGACCTAGGCATACTCCTGACTACACACACCTCTCCAATGCCTGACCACGGCTCAACGGATATCGACCATCCCAAAGGCTCCGCCCCTGGACTCCGGCAAGTATACCGACCAACCCGACTTCTCCAGCCCAGACCCAGCTACGCTGAccatccaccctccaggcgtgcctcgcTGCTCTGGGTGCGCAGTCTTGTACTTTCCAACCTTAGTACCAGGGTCCCACCTTCAatgtggtgagcgcaagcgttgcAGATTATTTCTGTAGCACTCATATAATTTCTAGTATTTATTCATAgacacttaaaaaatatatatacagttaggtccggaaataattggacacttatacaagttttgttatttcggctgtgtaccaaaataaattcaagttacagttaaataatgaatatgggcttaaagtgcagtctatcagctttaatttgagggtattcacatccaaattggaggaagggtttaggaattgcatttctttaatatgtagccccctctttttcaaggaaccaaaagtaattggacaattgactcaaaagctgtttcatggacaggtgtgggttattccttcattatttcatcatcaattaagcaggtaaaaggtctggactTGATTCCAGGTggggcattcacatttggaagctgttgctgtgaacccacaacatgcggtcaaaggagctctcaatgcaagtgaaacagggcatccttaggctgcaaaaaaaaaatcatcagagagatagcaggaacattaggagtggccaaatcaacagtttggtacattctgagaaaaaaagaatgcactgctgagctctgcaacacaaaaaggcctagacgtccacggaagacaacagtggtggatgatcgtaggatcctttacatggtaaagaaaaaccccttcacaacatccagccaagtgaagaacactctccaggaggtaggcatatcattatccaagtctaccataaagagaaaacttcacgagagcaaatacagagggttcaccaccaggtgcaaaccatt from Ascaphus truei isolate aAscTru1 chromosome 6, aAscTru1.hap1, whole genome shotgun sequence encodes:
- the IL18 gene encoding interleukin-18 isoform X3; protein product: MTETNQNCCIQFYVLDNTLCSKVIRSGCNEFRVDETDSYRSAQSGSPPMPRHVTNYKHRLLVASTEESAATFEADGDTKESGSMFFLHKYKDNSLHRAAIAVLFTVTVDSRNYLMYCTNDGAIHFKEGDKPKDIPSDRSEFIFYMKKFSTGSHSLRFESSLKKDFYLAFQDENDIHQLVLKYCPLDVLDETIMMKVNFC
- the IL18 gene encoding interleukin-18 isoform X1, which encodes MTETNQNCCIQFYVLDNTLCSKVIRSGCNEFRGIILKCSFLLNSDLPTNNTQKVDETDSYRSAQSGSPPMPRHVTNYKHRLLVASTEESAATFEADGDTKESGSMFFLHKYKDNSLHRAAIAVLFTVTVDSRNYLMYCTNDGAIHFKEGDKPKDIPSDRSEFIFYMKKFSTGSHSLRFESSLKKDFYLAFQDENDIHQLVLKYCPLDVLDETIMMKVNFC
- the IL18 gene encoding interleukin-18 isoform X2 — encoded protein: MTETNQNCCIQFYVLDNTLCSKVIRSGCNEFREVDETDSYRSAQSGSPPMPRHVTNYKHRLLVASTEESAATFEADGDTKESGSMFFLHKYKDNSLHRAAIAVLFTVTVDSRNYLMYCTNDGAIHFKEGDKPKDIPSDRSEFIFYMKKFSTGSHSLRFESSLKKDFYLAFQDENDIHQLVLKYCPLDVLDETIMMKVNFC